Proteins co-encoded in one Archangium lipolyticum genomic window:
- the nuoL gene encoding NADH-quinone oxidoreductase subunit L: MEALKQFFMTAPVDPATFAQSLWLIIALPLLGAFVCGVFGKMLGRGNVHLIACATVAGSFVLSVLAFWSVSHVQGGTPVAMESVYSPNAIRYAIGYDYGTWFSVGTFRVNFGLLVDHLSGTLLLVITGVGFLIHLYSTSYMEHDDGYWRYFAYLNLFVAAMLTLVLADNLVLLFVGWEGVGMASYLLIGFWYTDAAKAWAGRKAFITNRIGDFAFLIATFLIVLLVSAFNSQANVANFTTVSGAAETAQVRFREGQQLKGPVAFQGLEVLANALPQNAKVNAQAAVTLETPIAEGPLAGRTFGGVLTVALLLFLLGAAGKSAQFPLYVWLPDAMAGPTPVSALIHAATMVTAGVYLFSRMSFLLVLSPTAMTTVAIIGTITSLLAALIAFAQDDIKKVLAYSTVSQLGIMFMGVGAGIFWAAVLHLVTHAFFKACLFLGAGSVMHGNADETDIKKLGGLRHEMKWTWGTFLVATLAITGIVPLSGFFSKDAIFHGLHHNHLHGYESVTHALYYVGLLIAASTAFYMSRAYLLTFEGKRSPEAKIAHAHESAWQMTLPLVVLAVLSVVALVYALPLMPGRSGPQPVMENFLGPVFASAERIAGRADLVKLDHSVPGFGDYLFAWLVALTGGAAAAFLYMKYFPAQVGKPAPAFARSVRRFTQNKFYVDEAYEFLVIRPVKNVSGILYKLVDTLLIDTVAVRGTAWVTARVGSALRYVQTGDAQGYAAVMALALLGGAVYALIQVLQ; this comes from the coding sequence ATGGAAGCCCTCAAGCAATTCTTCATGACCGCGCCGGTGGACCCCGCCACCTTCGCGCAGTCCCTGTGGCTCATCATCGCGCTGCCGCTGTTGGGCGCGTTCGTGTGCGGCGTGTTCGGCAAGATGCTGGGCCGCGGCAACGTCCACCTGATCGCGTGCGCGACGGTGGCCGGTTCCTTCGTGCTGTCCGTGCTGGCCTTCTGGTCCGTCAGCCACGTGCAGGGCGGCACTCCGGTGGCCATGGAGAGCGTCTACTCGCCCAACGCCATCCGCTACGCCATCGGTTACGACTACGGCACCTGGTTCTCCGTGGGTACCTTCCGGGTGAACTTCGGCCTGCTGGTGGACCACCTGTCCGGAACGCTCCTGCTGGTCATCACCGGCGTGGGCTTCCTCATCCACCTGTACTCCACCAGCTACATGGAGCACGACGACGGGTACTGGCGGTACTTCGCGTACCTCAACCTGTTCGTGGCGGCCATGCTCACGCTGGTGCTGGCCGACAACCTCGTCCTGCTCTTCGTGGGCTGGGAGGGTGTCGGTATGGCCAGCTACCTGCTCATCGGCTTCTGGTACACGGACGCGGCCAAGGCGTGGGCGGGGCGCAAGGCGTTCATCACCAACCGCATCGGTGACTTCGCGTTCCTCATCGCCACCTTCCTCATCGTGCTGCTGGTCAGCGCCTTCAACAGCCAGGCGAACGTGGCCAACTTCACCACGGTGAGCGGCGCCGCAGAGACCGCCCAGGTGCGCTTCCGCGAGGGCCAGCAGCTCAAGGGCCCCGTGGCCTTCCAGGGCCTGGAGGTCCTGGCCAACGCGCTGCCGCAGAACGCGAAGGTCAACGCCCAGGCGGCCGTCACCTTGGAGACGCCCATCGCGGAGGGGCCGCTCGCCGGCCGCACCTTCGGTGGCGTGCTGACGGTGGCGCTGCTCCTGTTCCTCCTGGGTGCGGCGGGCAAGAGCGCCCAGTTCCCGCTGTACGTCTGGCTGCCGGACGCCATGGCCGGTCCGACCCCCGTCTCCGCCCTCATCCACGCGGCGACGATGGTGACCGCGGGCGTCTACCTCTTCAGCCGCATGAGCTTCCTGCTGGTGCTCAGCCCCACCGCCATGACGACGGTGGCCATCATCGGCACCATCACCTCGCTGCTGGCCGCGCTCATCGCCTTCGCGCAGGACGACATCAAGAAGGTGCTCGCCTACTCCACGGTGTCCCAGCTGGGCATCATGTTCATGGGCGTGGGCGCCGGCATCTTCTGGGCGGCGGTGCTGCACCTCGTCACCCACGCGTTCTTCAAGGCCTGCCTCTTCCTCGGCGCCGGTAGCGTCATGCACGGCAACGCGGACGAGACGGACATCAAGAAGCTGGGCGGCCTGCGTCACGAGATGAAGTGGACGTGGGGCACCTTCCTGGTGGCCACCCTGGCCATCACCGGTATCGTCCCGCTCTCCGGCTTCTTCTCCAAGGACGCCATCTTCCACGGCCTGCACCACAACCACCTGCACGGCTACGAGAGCGTCACCCACGCGCTGTACTACGTGGGCCTGCTCATCGCGGCGAGCACCGCCTTCTACATGTCGCGCGCCTACCTGCTCACCTTCGAGGGCAAGCGCTCGCCGGAGGCGAAGATCGCCCACGCGCACGAGAGCGCCTGGCAGATGACGCTGCCGCTGGTGGTGCTGGCGGTGCTCAGCGTGGTGGCGCTGGTGTACGCGCTGCCGCTGATGCCGGGCCGCAGCGGGCCCCAGCCGGTGATGGAGAACTTCCTGGGCCCCGTGTTCGCCAGCGCCGAGCGCATCGCCGGCCGCGCCGACCTGGTGAAGCTGGACCACAGCGTTCCCGGCTTCGGGGACTACCTCTTCGCCTGGCTGGTGGCGCTGACGGGCGGTGCCGCGGCGGCCTTCCTGTACATGAAGTACTTCCCCGCGCAGGTGGGCAAGCCGGCTCCGGCCTTCGCCCGCTCGGTGCGCCGCTTCACCCAGAACAAGTTCTACGTGGATGAGGCCTACGAGTTCCTGGTCATCCGGCCGGTGAAGAACGTGAGCGGCATCCTCTACAAGCTGGTGGACACGCTCCTCATCGACACGGTGGCGGTGCGCGGTACCGCGTGGGTCACGGCCCGCGTGGGCAGCGCCCTGCGCTACGTGCAGACGGGAGATGCACAGGGCTATGCCGCGGTGATGGCCCTGGCCCTGCTCGGCGGCGCGGTCTACGCGCTCATCCAGGTGCTGCAATGA
- the nuoK gene encoding NADH-quinone oxidoreductase subunit NuoK produces the protein MVPISYYLILAAALFCLGMFGVLIRRNALVVFMCVELMLNAANLTFLAFAKQNGDLTGHVSAFFVIAVAAAEASIGLAIVIAVFRSRGTVNIDEIRTMKH, from the coding sequence ATGGTCCCGATCTCGTACTACCTGATCCTCGCCGCAGCCCTGTTCTGCCTCGGCATGTTCGGCGTGCTCATCCGCCGCAACGCCCTGGTGGTGTTCATGTGCGTGGAGCTGATGCTCAACGCGGCGAACCTGACGTTTCTCGCCTTCGCCAAACAGAACGGCGACCTGACGGGCCACGTGTCCGCCTTCTTCGTGATCGCGGTCGCGGCGGCCGAGGCCTCCATCGGCCTCGCCATCGTCATCGCCGTGTTCCGCAGCCGAGGCACCGTCAACATCGACGAAATCCGGACGATGAAGCACTGA
- a CDS encoding NADH-quinone oxidoreductase subunit J → MNIELILFGAFALLTLLSAGLVIFAKSPISSAMSLVATFFFLAGIYVLLWAHTVAVLQVLVYAGAIMVLFLFVIMLLNLGESTSTGPRLTLSRIAGGAAAAGLLAVLVVAIWRMPERVETFTGAQAVANGFGTLAVIGQTIYTKWLLPFEAVSLLLLVGMVGAVVVAKSRI, encoded by the coding sequence GTGAACATCGAGCTGATTCTCTTCGGAGCCTTCGCGCTCCTGACGCTGCTGTCGGCCGGGCTGGTCATCTTCGCCAAGAGCCCCATCAGCTCCGCGATGTCGCTGGTGGCCACGTTCTTCTTCCTGGCCGGCATCTACGTGCTGCTGTGGGCCCACACCGTGGCGGTGCTGCAGGTGCTGGTCTACGCGGGCGCCATCATGGTGCTCTTCCTCTTCGTCATCATGCTGCTCAACCTGGGCGAGTCCACCTCGACCGGGCCGCGGCTGACGCTCTCGCGCATCGCGGGCGGGGCGGCGGCGGCGGGGCTGCTTGCGGTGCTGGTGGTGGCCATCTGGCGGATGCCGGAGCGCGTCGAGACGTTCACGGGCGCGCAGGCGGTGGCCAACGGCTTCGGCACCCTGGCGGTCATCGGCCAGACCATCTACACCAAGTGGCTGCTGCCCTTCGAGGCCGTCAGCCTCCTGCTGCTGGTGGGCATGGTGGGCGCGGTGGTGGTGGCCAAGTCGCGGATTTGA
- the nuoF gene encoding NADH-quinone oxidoreductase subunit NuoF encodes MATTAFEPIISSAWGKPNSWTLDEYRKRGGYKGLEKALELTPAQIIDEVKKSNLRGRGGAGFPTGLKWSFVPKDSPKPKYLAVNGDESEPGTFKDRYILENDPHMMLEGIAIASYALGVHTCYVYLRGEFKLQAERANAAIREAYAAGIFGKKMLGKDYQLDCYVVRGAGAYICGEETALLESLEGKKGWPRLKPPFPAVVGLFGCPTVVNNVETLASVPHVFTRGSAWYAGLGTDKSGGTRLVCLSGTVNRPGVYEVPLHTTFTELIFDDKYGRGLPAGRKVKAVIPGGSSAPILSPDELDIAMEFEAVKVKQTMAGSGGVIVMDDTTCMVRSLWRVARFYAEESCGQCTPCREGTPWQTRLLRKIEEGRGEPGDVEILSNVASSIAPYPPIGLGNTICALGDAAALPTHSFLMRFRDEFEAHIREHRCPFGDKPWGAFGEWS; translated from the coding sequence ATGGCGACAACGGCATTTGAACCGATCATCTCGAGCGCCTGGGGGAAGCCCAACTCCTGGACGCTGGATGAGTACCGGAAGCGCGGTGGCTACAAGGGCCTGGAGAAGGCCCTGGAGCTGACGCCCGCGCAGATCATCGACGAGGTGAAGAAGTCCAACCTCCGCGGGCGCGGCGGAGCGGGCTTCCCCACGGGCCTCAAGTGGAGCTTCGTCCCCAAGGACAGCCCCAAGCCCAAGTACCTCGCGGTCAACGGCGACGAGTCCGAGCCGGGCACCTTCAAGGACCGCTACATCCTCGAGAACGACCCGCACATGATGCTGGAGGGCATCGCCATCGCGTCCTACGCGCTGGGCGTGCACACCTGCTACGTGTACCTGCGCGGCGAGTTCAAGCTGCAGGCGGAGCGCGCCAACGCGGCCATCCGCGAGGCCTACGCCGCCGGCATCTTCGGCAAGAAGATGCTGGGCAAGGACTACCAGCTCGACTGCTACGTGGTGCGCGGCGCGGGCGCCTACATCTGCGGCGAGGAGACGGCGCTGCTCGAGAGCCTCGAGGGCAAGAAGGGCTGGCCCCGCCTCAAGCCGCCGTTCCCCGCGGTGGTGGGCCTGTTCGGCTGCCCCACGGTGGTGAACAACGTGGAGACGCTCGCCAGCGTGCCCCACGTCTTCACCCGCGGCTCGGCCTGGTACGCGGGCCTTGGCACCGACAAGTCGGGTGGCACCCGTCTGGTGTGCCTCTCCGGCACGGTGAACCGGCCGGGCGTCTACGAGGTGCCGCTGCACACCACCTTCACCGAGCTCATCTTCGACGACAAGTACGGCCGGGGCCTGCCCGCGGGCCGCAAGGTGAAGGCCGTCATCCCCGGCGGCTCGTCGGCCCCCATCCTCAGCCCGGACGAGCTGGACATCGCCATGGAGTTCGAGGCCGTCAAGGTCAAGCAGACCATGGCGGGCTCCGGCGGCGTCATCGTCATGGACGACACCACCTGCATGGTGCGCAGCCTGTGGCGCGTGGCCCGCTTCTACGCCGAGGAGTCGTGCGGCCAGTGCACGCCGTGCCGCGAGGGCACCCCCTGGCAGACGCGCCTCTTGCGGAAGATCGAAGAGGGCCGCGGCGAGCCGGGTGACGTGGAGATCCTGAGCAACGTGGCGTCCTCCATCGCGCCCTACCCGCCCATCGGCCTGGGCAACACCATCTGCGCGCTGGGCGATGCCGCGGCGCTGCCGACGCATTCCTTCCTCATGCGCTTCCGCGACGAGTTCGAGGCGCACATCCGCGAGCACCGCTGCCCGTTCGGCGACAAGCCCTGGGGCGCGTTCGGAGAGTGGTCGTGA
- a CDS encoding NADH-quinone oxidoreductase subunit NuoE family protein produces MAEPLFTPEEQKKFDAEIAEILSHYPADRKSAAMLPALRLLQELKGWLPPEGLKLVASRLGVTPERAYEVASFYVMYHLKKPGKYTVDVCTNLSCSLWGAEKMLAYLEQKLGLKAGESNERFFLRETECLASCGTAPCLQINEEHHESLTKAKVDAIFDKLP; encoded by the coding sequence ATGGCGGAGCCCCTGTTCACCCCCGAAGAGCAGAAGAAGTTCGACGCGGAGATCGCGGAGATCCTCTCGCACTACCCCGCGGATCGGAAGAGCGCAGCGATGCTGCCCGCGCTCCGGCTGCTGCAGGAGTTGAAAGGCTGGCTGCCCCCCGAGGGACTCAAGCTGGTCGCCAGCCGGTTGGGCGTCACCCCCGAGCGCGCCTACGAGGTGGCGAGCTTCTACGTGATGTACCACCTCAAGAAGCCCGGCAAGTACACCGTCGACGTCTGCACCAATCTCTCCTGCTCCCTCTGGGGCGCGGAGAAGATGCTCGCCTACCTGGAGCAGAAGCTCGGGCTGAAGGCCGGTGAGTCGAACGAGCGCTTCTTCCTGCGCGAGACCGAGTGCCTGGCCTCTTGCGGCACCGCGCCGTGCCTGCAAATCAACGAGGAGCACCACGAGAGCCTGACGAAGGCCAAGGTCGACGCGATCTTCGACAAGCTCCCCTGA